From Psychroflexus torquis ATCC 700755, the proteins below share one genomic window:
- a CDS encoding DNA-3-methyladenine glycosylase I, with amino-acid sequence MAKVRCEWCIGQEIYEKYHDEEWGEPVYEDQHLYELLLLESFQAGLNWLTILKKREQFREAFDQFDYQKISKYTNEDVSRLLNNEKIIRHRGKIEASITNAKGFIKIQDEYDSFSKYIWKYVNKEPILNSFSKLNQVPSQTELSQNISEDLRKRGFKFLGPTTIYAFMQASGMVNDHLTYCFKHKKSV; translated from the coding sequence ATGGCAAAGGTAAGGTGTGAGTGGTGTATTGGTCAAGAAATTTATGAAAAGTATCATGATGAAGAGTGGGGAGAGCCCGTTTACGAAGATCAACACCTATATGAGTTGCTCTTATTGGAAAGCTTTCAAGCTGGTTTAAATTGGTTGACTATTCTAAAGAAGAGAGAGCAGTTCAGGGAGGCTTTTGATCAATTTGATTATCAAAAAATCTCTAAGTACACCAATGAAGACGTTTCCAGATTACTCAACAACGAAAAGATTATAAGACATAGAGGTAAAATTGAAGCTAGTATTACCAATGCGAAAGGCTTTATAAAGATTCAAGACGAATACGACTCGTTTTCTAAATACATATGGAAGTATGTGAATAAAGAGCCTATATTAAATTCATTTTCAAAATTAAACCAAGTTCCTTCACAAACTGAATTGAGTCAAAACATCTCGGAAGACTTAAGGAAACGAGGATTTAAATTTTTAGGGCCTACGACGATTTATGCTTTTATGCAGGCTTCTGGAATGGTTAACGATCACTTAACCTATTGTTTTAAGCATAAAAAAAGTGTCTAA
- a CDS encoding cold-shock protein, with translation MQGKVKFFNESKGYGFITNDETGEDIFVHVTGLNGESLNEGDEVEYNEEEGRKGMNASDVRLI, from the coding sequence ATGCAAGGTAAAGTGAAATTTTTCAATGAATCTAAAGGTTATGGATTCATTACAAACGACGAAACAGGAGAAGATATTTTTGTACACGTCACAGGACTTAATGGTGAATCTCTTAACGAAGGAGACGAAGTTGAGTACAATGAAGAAGAAGGAAGAAAAGGGATGAACGCTTCAGATGTACGTTTGATCTAA
- a CDS encoding chloride channel protein has translation MRPFKQLPSLQRFLVWKTKHLTDHQFTLILSALIGFTAGLGAVVIKNLTHFIQSLLEKEFIVNYHHAFYFVFPVIGFALVYFIIKKIIRRPIGHGIPSTLYAISKKKGIMKRFQMYASLITAPITVGFGGSVGLEGPTIATGASLGSNISRLFRMNQNMRTLLIGCAAAGAMSSIFKAPIAAIIFAIEVFSLDLTLVSMLPLLMASISAILTSYFFFGSSTIIPFVLQNNFTISEVPFYIVLGCICAFGSIYFTNIYFRIHKIFSSIKNTFLRILLAGTSLGVLLYFIPPLYGEGYGVINHLLSENYQEALQTNFFNEFLDNIWVVILLLAGLVIFKIVATSLTFVAGGVGGIFAPVLFMGSALGHCFALIVNHLDFLNKPISTGSFTMVGMAGMMAGVLHAPLTAIFLIAELTGGYQLFVPLMITALISYLITQSFQPHSVYTMELAKRGELLTHDKDKNVLTLMDIQHVVEDNFEVLGNEMNLGQIVSEGVVKSKRNIFPVVDKDYLFQGIILLDDIRTIMFDKTLYEEMRVSDLMQNAPDIIDLNECKMKDIMQKFQDTGAWNLPVVRDKKYVGFISKSKLLTAYRQKLIEVTV, from the coding sequence ATGAGGCCTTTTAAACAACTCCCTTCTTTACAACGTTTTTTGGTTTGGAAAACCAAGCATTTGACAGATCATCAATTTACACTTATTTTGAGTGCTTTGATAGGTTTTACTGCGGGTCTTGGGGCTGTTGTTATTAAAAATCTCACGCATTTTATTCAGAGTTTACTAGAAAAAGAGTTCATCGTAAATTATCATCATGCCTTTTATTTCGTCTTTCCAGTTATAGGGTTTGCTTTGGTCTATTTTATCATTAAAAAAATTATACGTAGGCCAATTGGGCACGGCATACCCTCTACCTTGTATGCTATTTCTAAGAAAAAAGGGATTATGAAGCGTTTTCAGATGTACGCTTCATTAATCACAGCCCCTATTACTGTTGGTTTTGGAGGTTCTGTAGGATTAGAAGGTCCTACAATTGCAACAGGAGCTTCTTTAGGCTCTAATATTTCAAGGCTATTTCGCATGAATCAAAATATGCGAACCCTCCTTATCGGTTGTGCTGCCGCTGGTGCTATGTCCTCCATTTTTAAAGCACCAATCGCGGCGATTATATTTGCTATTGAAGTTTTTAGCCTAGATTTAACTTTGGTAAGTATGTTACCTCTTTTGATGGCTTCTATTTCTGCCATTTTAACCTCCTATTTTTTCTTTGGATCCAGCACAATTATTCCTTTTGTACTTCAAAATAATTTTACAATTTCTGAGGTTCCTTTTTACATAGTATTAGGTTGTATATGTGCTTTTGGATCTATATATTTTACAAATATTTATTTTAGGATACACAAGATTTTTTCTTCGATTAAAAACACTTTTCTACGGATTCTTCTAGCGGGAACTAGCCTAGGAGTACTGCTTTATTTTATACCTCCACTCTATGGTGAAGGTTATGGTGTCATCAATCATTTGCTTTCAGAAAACTATCAAGAAGCCTTACAAACGAACTTTTTCAATGAGTTTCTTGATAATATTTGGGTTGTGATCTTACTTTTAGCAGGCTTAGTTATCTTCAAAATAGTAGCTACATCATTAACATTTGTTGCTGGTGGGGTAGGTGGTATCTTTGCTCCTGTTCTTTTTATGGGAAGCGCTTTAGGGCATTGTTTCGCTTTAATAGTCAATCACTTAGACTTTTTAAACAAACCCATTTCAACGGGTAGTTTTACAATGGTTGGCATGGCAGGTATGATGGCGGGTGTACTGCACGCGCCTTTAACAGCCATCTTTCTTATTGCCGAACTCACCGGTGGATATCAACTTTTTGTGCCTTTAATGATCACTGCTTTGATTTCATATTTAATCACACAATCATTTCAACCCCACTCTGTTTATACAATGGAATTGGCTAAACGCGGCGAACTTCTAACACATGATAAGGATAAAAATGTGCTAACTTTAATGGATATTCAACACGTTGTAGAGGATAATTTTGAAGTCTTAGGCAATGAGATGAATCTTGGGCAAATAGTAAGTGAAGGTGTCGTAAAGTCCAAGCGAAATATCTTTCCTGTGGTGGATAAGGATTACTTATTTCAAGGGATCATCCTTTTGGATGATATACGAACAATCATGTTTGATAAAACCCTTTACGAAGAAATGAGAGTAAGTGACCTTATGCAAAACGCTCCAGATATCATAGATTTAAATGAATGCAAAATGAAAGATATCATGCAGAAATTTCAAGATACAGGAGCATGGAATCTCCCTGTGGTGAGGGATAAGAAATATGTTGGATTTATCTCAAAATCTAAATTGCTAACGGCCTACCGTCAAAAATTAATAGAAGTTACTGTTTAA
- the aspS gene encoding aspartate--tRNA ligase — MYRDHNNSELNIESLNKKVTLSGWVQKIRDKGFIIWVDLRDRYGLTQLVFDSDRTPKDIMEKAKSLGREFVIQAEGTVIERISKNKSITTGDIEVLVEKLTILNISETPPFTIEDETDGGEDLRMRYRYLDIRRNPVKNKLIFRSKVSMAVRNYLTQKEFIEVETPYLIKSTPEGARDFVVPSRMNAGQFYALPQSPQTFKQLLMVGGLDKYFQIVKCFRDEDLRADRQPEFTQIDCEMTFVEQEDILNTFEGLTKYLLKEINGVEVKDFPRITYDEAMQTYGNDKPDIRFGMKFGELNAIAQHKDFKVFNEAELVVGIAIPGAASYSRKDIDKLIEWMKRPQVGAKGMVYVKCNEDGSLKSSVDKFYDESDLKAWVEKTGAQPGDLICILSGKANATRGQLSALRMEMGNRLGLRKPKEFAPLWVVDFPLLEWDEATQRFHAMHHPFTSPKEGQLELLATDPGAVKANAYDLVLNGNEIGGGSIRIHDQKTQSMMFDYLGFTKEEAEAQFGFLMKAFTYGAPPHGGIAFGLDRLVAILGGQESIRDYIAFPKNNSGRDIMIDAPAELSADQLKELHIKKLS, encoded by the coding sequence ATGTATAGAGATCACAATAACAGCGAGTTAAACATAGAGTCTTTAAATAAAAAAGTTACTTTATCTGGCTGGGTACAAAAGATAAGAGACAAAGGATTCATCATCTGGGTAGATTTACGAGACCGATATGGCCTTACTCAGTTGGTTTTTGATTCTGATCGTACGCCTAAGGATATCATGGAAAAAGCTAAAAGTTTAGGCCGCGAGTTCGTTATACAGGCAGAAGGAACGGTTATAGAAAGAATATCTAAAAATAAATCCATCACTACTGGAGATATTGAAGTGTTGGTCGAAAAACTTACCATTCTCAATATTTCTGAAACCCCTCCCTTTACAATTGAGGATGAAACTGATGGTGGAGAGGATTTAAGGATGAGATATCGGTATCTAGATATCCGAAGAAACCCTGTTAAGAATAAGCTTATCTTCAGAAGTAAAGTCTCCATGGCTGTTAGAAATTACTTGACACAAAAAGAGTTTATAGAAGTTGAAACTCCATACCTCATCAAATCGACCCCCGAAGGCGCTAGAGATTTTGTGGTCCCTAGCCGTATGAATGCTGGTCAATTTTATGCCTTACCACAATCTCCACAAACGTTTAAACAACTCCTTATGGTTGGAGGATTAGATAAGTATTTTCAAATTGTTAAGTGTTTTAGAGATGAGGATTTACGCGCAGACCGACAACCGGAATTCACACAAATCGACTGCGAAATGACTTTTGTTGAGCAGGAAGATATTCTCAATACCTTTGAAGGCCTAACTAAGTATTTACTTAAGGAAATAAACGGTGTAGAGGTCAAGGATTTTCCTCGTATAACTTATGATGAAGCTATGCAAACTTACGGGAACGATAAGCCAGACATTAGGTTTGGGATGAAGTTTGGCGAGCTTAACGCTATTGCTCAGCATAAAGACTTCAAGGTTTTTAATGAAGCTGAACTCGTCGTGGGTATTGCTATTCCAGGAGCTGCAAGCTATTCTAGAAAAGACATCGACAAGCTCATCGAGTGGATGAAGCGCCCACAAGTTGGTGCAAAAGGAATGGTTTACGTAAAATGCAATGAGGATGGAAGTTTAAAATCATCTGTCGATAAATTTTATGATGAATCTGATTTAAAAGCGTGGGTAGAAAAAACTGGAGCTCAACCTGGCGACCTTATTTGTATTCTTTCTGGTAAAGCTAACGCTACCCGTGGACAACTAAGCGCTTTACGAATGGAAATGGGTAATAGATTGGGCTTGAGAAAACCTAAAGAATTTGCGCCACTATGGGTTGTCGATTTTCCTTTATTAGAATGGGACGAAGCTACACAGCGCTTCCATGCTATGCACCACCCATTTACTTCACCAAAAGAAGGACAACTTGAATTGCTAGCCACAGATCCTGGAGCAGTAAAGGCTAATGCTTATGATCTGGTTTTAAATGGAAATGAGATTGGCGGAGGGTCCATAAGAATTCACGATCAAAAAACACAATCCATGATGTTTGATTATCTTGGGTTTACTAAAGAAGAAGCAGAAGCTCAATTTGGGTTTTTGATGAAAGCCTTTACTTACGGCGCACCCCCTCACGGTGGTATTGCCTTTGGCTTGGATCGACTTGTAGCGATTCTCGGTGGACAGGAAAGCATTAGAGACTATATCGCTTTTCCGAAAAATAATTCTGGAAGGGATATTATGATTGATGCACCAGCAGAGCTAAGTGCTGATCAATTGAAAGAGCTTCACATTAAAAAGCTCTCCTGA
- the truB gene encoding tRNA pseudouridine(55) synthase TruB → MDNLTLDGIKEGQILLFDKPLHWTSFQVVNKVRWLIKQKFDLKKLKVGHAGTLDPLATGLVILCTGKATKTIESLMGQTKIYTGEFTVGATTPSYDMETEVDKTFETSHITTELIQNTLPQFRGEIMQRPPIFSALKKEGKRLYEYARKGESVDIPKRQVNIDSFDIIQNNFPKLNFKIQCSKGTYIRSLAYDFGEALNSGAYLSELRRTQIGDYNVKKALSIEDFEKLIED, encoded by the coding sequence ATGGATAATTTAACTTTAGACGGAATAAAAGAAGGGCAGATTTTGCTTTTTGATAAACCTTTGCATTGGACCTCTTTCCAAGTGGTGAATAAGGTGAGATGGCTTATCAAACAAAAATTTGACCTTAAGAAACTCAAGGTAGGACATGCAGGGACCTTAGATCCATTGGCAACCGGTTTAGTTATTTTATGTACGGGCAAGGCTACAAAAACCATCGAATCTTTGATGGGACAAACCAAAATTTACACTGGCGAATTTACAGTTGGCGCTACGACTCCTTCCTACGATATGGAGACAGAAGTGGATAAGACTTTTGAAACCTCTCATATTACTACTGAGCTTATCCAAAATACCTTGCCTCAATTTAGAGGAGAAATCATGCAACGCCCCCCGATTTTTTCAGCCTTAAAAAAAGAGGGAAAGCGTTTATATGAATATGCCAGAAAAGGAGAAAGCGTTGATATTCCTAAACGTCAAGTAAATATTGACAGTTTTGATATTATCCAAAACAACTTCCCTAAACTCAACTTTAAAATCCAATGTAGCAAAGGCACTTATATTCGTAGTTTGGCCTATGACTTTGGTGAAGCCTTAAATTCTGGGGCTTACCTCTCTGAATTACGTCGAACTCAAATTGGAGATTATAATGTTAAGAAAGCCCTTAGCATTGAAGATTTTGAGAAGCTTATAGAGGATTAG
- a CDS encoding DUF3098 domain-containing protein, which yields MGESKRKKEAKESEKLIFEKENYKFMIIGLAVIAVGFILMAGGGSDDPNVFNPDIFSWRRIRLAPTVILIGFAIEVYAILLKPKSAK from the coding sequence ATGGGAGAAAGCAAACGTAAAAAAGAAGCTAAAGAAAGCGAAAAGTTAATTTTCGAAAAAGAGAATTATAAATTTATGATCATTGGATTAGCGGTGATTGCTGTTGGATTTATTCTGATGGCTGGCGGCGGTAGTGATGACCCCAATGTGTTTAATCCAGACATCTTTAGCTGGAGACGAATTCGCCTCGCCCCTACTGTGATTTTAATTGGCTTTGCTATAGAAGTGTATGCCATTCTACTCAAGCCAAAGTCTGCTAAATAA
- a CDS encoding thioredoxin family protein, whose amino-acid sequence MNEQTQLESIKKHLDKALTYSEYKQLVGDLLKEDKSTGFTQNESYLNYSKLGFSRMNRWEKTSELTAEQIEAIQKVTKKQTWLVITEGWCGDAAPVIPIMNKIADINPLITFKLILRDENDELMSQFLTNGGKSIPKLVSFNAEENDLLFIWGPRPKEAADLVAKEKAEYGKLRDEFKITLQKWYNQDKGKNIAEDLVNCLKATD is encoded by the coding sequence ATGAACGAACAAACACAACTTGAAAGTATAAAAAAACACTTAGATAAAGCACTTACTTATTCAGAATATAAACAACTTGTAGGTGATTTGTTGAAAGAAGATAAATCGACAGGATTTACTCAAAATGAGTCGTATCTCAATTACTCTAAACTAGGCTTTAGCCGAATGAATCGTTGGGAAAAAACTTCAGAATTAACAGCAGAACAAATTGAAGCTATCCAAAAGGTAACTAAAAAGCAAACTTGGCTTGTCATTACAGAAGGCTGGTGCGGTGATGCCGCTCCTGTCATACCAATCATGAATAAAATAGCAGATATAAATCCGCTCATCACCTTCAAACTGATTTTAAGAGACGAGAATGATGAACTTATGAGCCAATTTTTAACTAATGGCGGCAAGTCTATACCTAAGCTGGTTTCTTTTAATGCTGAAGAAAATGATCTTTTATTTATTTGGGGACCAAGACCAAAGGAGGCTGCCGATTTGGTTGCTAAAGAAAAAGCCGAATATGGAAAACTGAGAGATGAATTTAAAATCACTCTTCAGAAATGGTACAACCAAGATAAGGGGAAAAATATCGCAGAGGATCTTGTGAATTGCTTAAAGGCAACTGACTAA
- a CDS encoding toxin-antitoxin system YwqK family antitoxin, whose product MKAFSTFVMVFLMSFTLFAQIDKDLVKTEKVGDLQKVTMFYESGELHQMGYIKNDKLHGEWESFDREGNNLAKANYKNGKKVGQWMFWNNGKLSIVDYDENKIVQVKTFVEEGTQVVSN is encoded by the coding sequence ATGAAAGCATTTAGCACCTTTGTAATGGTTTTTTTAATGAGTTTTACACTTTTTGCTCAAATTGATAAAGACCTAGTGAAGACAGAAAAAGTTGGAGATTTACAGAAAGTAACTATGTTCTATGAAAGTGGAGAATTGCATCAAATGGGATATATCAAAAATGATAAACTTCATGGTGAGTGGGAATCTTTTGATAGAGAAGGAAATAATCTTGCCAAAGCAAATTATAAAAACGGTAAAAAAGTTGGACAATGGATGTTTTGGAATAATGGTAAACTTTCAATCGTAGATTACGATGAAAATAAAATCGTCCAAGTGAAAACCTTCGTTGAAGAAGGAACTCAAGTGGTAAGTAACTAG
- a CDS encoding undecaprenyl-diphosphate phosphatase — protein MDVWDASILGIIQGLTEFLPVSSSGHLEIGKAILGNNSLPKESLLLTVILHFATALSTIVIFRKDIVEIFKGLFSFRWNEETRFSLKIIISMIPAALVGFFFESQMEMLFGGNLILVGFMLIVTSLLLWLTDKSKAILKPVSYTNSFVIGVAQAIAILPGISRSGATIATSVLLGNEKSKAARFSFLMVIPLIFGKILKDVTSGDISIDEANMVSYGVGFVAAFISGLLACTWMISIVKRSKLRYFAIYCFVVGVGSIIFTQLNG, from the coding sequence ATGGATGTATGGGATGCGAGTATCCTTGGAATTATCCAAGGACTAACAGAATTTTTACCAGTATCGTCTAGTGGTCATTTAGAGATAGGCAAAGCGATTTTAGGGAACAATAGTCTTCCAAAAGAATCTTTATTGCTTACCGTGATTCTTCATTTTGCAACGGCACTGAGCACTATCGTCATATTCAGAAAAGATATTGTTGAGATCTTCAAAGGTTTATTTTCGTTCCGATGGAATGAGGAAACTCGCTTTTCTTTAAAGATTATCATCTCGATGATTCCCGCGGCCCTTGTTGGGTTTTTTTTTGAATCTCAAATGGAAATGCTCTTTGGTGGAAACCTAATTTTGGTAGGATTTATGCTTATCGTGACTTCATTGCTACTTTGGTTAACCGATAAATCCAAGGCTATTTTAAAACCAGTTTCCTATACGAATTCCTTTGTGATTGGTGTGGCACAAGCTATTGCTATCTTACCAGGAATCTCGAGAAGTGGGGCGACTATTGCTACTTCTGTGCTTCTTGGTAATGAAAAGTCCAAGGCCGCAAGATTTTCTTTTTTAATGGTGATTCCTCTTATTTTTGGAAAAATTTTGAAGGATGTTACCAGTGGTGATATTTCTATAGACGAAGCTAATATGGTGAGCTATGGAGTAGGATTTGTAGCTGCTTTTATTTCTGGATTGTTAGCTTGCACCTGGATGATTTCGATTGTGAAACGCAGTAAATTGAGATACTTTGCTATCTACTGTTTTGTAGTTGGTGTTGGCTCAATTATTTTTACTCAACTGAATGGATAA